A single window of Bacteroidota bacterium DNA harbors:
- a CDS encoding UvrD-helicase domain-containing protein, which produces MDKKFLIYKSSAGSGKTYTLVKEYLLLALSDSSTKPFHYKKILALTFTNKAAAEMKHRILEALKNISTHSSKTKDLSSTISYSLKISPEELQQRSKLLLSEILHNYTDFAIGTIDSFTHKIVKTFAYDLKLPVNFNIETNTSEFYEKVVSSLLSKIGENDELTKLLIRYSSENAADNSSWDPQARLLEFTNLIQKEDAGINIEKLKDFSSDELNKVQVKVSTYLSEFTKKINEAGNAGIHLIKTNKLQTSNFNYGNTGPQKIFYKWAAFKKNKIEDILSKRTVDAIEKNKWHNDKADSRSIDTIFNITPQLNHLAAETLNYIEANKEKYSLFQLIQKNIYALILLNEIQKLSNDLREEEQIVFISDFNNKIAKIVADEPTPFIYERLGERYNHYLLDEFQDTSTLQWHNLLPLIDNSLASNNFNLIVGDGKQSIYRWRNANVKQFQQLPFIENPESNPNLSERESTLISQFEGKFLDTNYRSCEKIVAFNNTAFEYLPKLLLSEEFQKIYDHQSQKIKKENGGYVSINYGESTKEEVDTTNFTCILDKITLALKDGFNYNDICIIVRNNYHGNAIANHLIQNNIPVISSDSLLLKNNQEINCILNFLKHLNNNNDIISAAAVIAYCTSNLTNTELHLHKLHLTKNLYQVLNELGIKLTSEIFAKKNIFDSCIEIISALQLNKKNAQYIRFFLDEVNEYLVNKTGSINDFLIWWEKRETQASLIIPEGTNAVKVMTIHKSKGLEFPVVILPYLNWEVFKSDNAWVNLENENTELPVAVFKISNAIADAGLKAVFEKEKNEQYLDNINLLYVAFTRAVERLHIISFKSDSQKKENISSWVKKLIETEFPQHTSGFLEIGSLSRKLDSQEEKNKIPNFNLPTLHFNDNNNLVRIKGSHLLKLKEASETAIENGIKTHYVLSTIHSPEDLNSALDDLLVSGVITQNEKPELESKIHNILHHPIIHDYFKKGVQAKNEAEIITESGEILRPDRVILEDTTATVIDYKTGQPNTKKYAAQMLKYSDALSKMGYSSVKKIIVYIDENKVEELV; this is translated from the coding sequence GTGGATAAAAAGTTTTTAATTTATAAATCATCGGCAGGAAGTGGAAAAACATACACGCTTGTTAAAGAGTATCTCTTACTTGCCCTTTCAGATTCATCCACCAAACCATTTCATTATAAAAAAATACTGGCCCTCACTTTTACGAATAAGGCGGCGGCAGAAATGAAACACCGGATTCTGGAAGCCCTTAAAAACATTTCTACGCATAGCAGCAAAACCAAAGATCTTAGTTCTACCATCTCCTATTCATTAAAAATAAGCCCTGAGGAACTACAACAACGGTCTAAATTATTGCTCAGTGAAATATTACATAATTATACCGATTTTGCAATTGGCACGATAGATAGTTTTACACACAAAATTGTAAAGACATTCGCTTACGATCTTAAATTGCCTGTCAATTTTAATATCGAAACAAACACATCCGAGTTCTATGAGAAGGTCGTTAGCTCCCTCCTATCTAAAATTGGAGAAAACGATGAATTAACTAAACTATTAATCCGATACTCCTCCGAAAATGCTGCCGATAATTCCTCCTGGGATCCACAAGCGCGACTCCTTGAATTTACAAATTTGATACAAAAGGAAGATGCCGGAATTAATATTGAAAAGCTTAAAGATTTTTCCTCCGACGAACTTAACAAAGTGCAGGTAAAAGTATCCACCTATCTTTCTGAATTCACTAAAAAAATCAACGAGGCCGGAAATGCAGGTATTCATTTAATAAAAACAAACAAACTGCAAACTTCAAATTTTAATTATGGGAACACCGGACCACAAAAAATATTCTATAAATGGGCAGCCTTTAAAAAAAACAAAATTGAAGATATATTAAGTAAACGAACAGTGGACGCTATTGAAAAAAACAAATGGCATAATGATAAGGCGGATTCTCGTTCCATAGATACGATTTTTAACATCACACCACAACTCAATCATTTGGCTGCAGAAACCTTAAATTACATTGAAGCCAATAAAGAAAAGTATAGTCTCTTCCAACTTATTCAAAAAAACATTTACGCATTAATTCTGCTCAACGAGATTCAAAAACTGAGCAACGATTTAAGGGAGGAAGAGCAGATTGTTTTTATTTCAGATTTTAATAATAAAATTGCGAAAATCGTAGCGGATGAGCCTACTCCATTCATATACGAACGTCTGGGTGAACGCTATAATCATTATTTACTGGATGAATTTCAAGATACCTCTACTCTTCAGTGGCATAATTTGTTACCCTTAATTGATAATTCCTTAGCCTCCAACAATTTTAATTTGATAGTTGGTGATGGAAAACAAAGCATTTATCGCTGGAGAAACGCGAACGTAAAGCAATTTCAACAACTCCCTTTTATTGAAAATCCGGAATCAAATCCGAATTTAAGTGAACGTGAATCTACTTTAATCAGTCAGTTTGAAGGAAAATTTCTTGATACAAATTACAGAAGCTGCGAAAAAATTGTTGCTTTCAACAATACAGCCTTCGAATATTTACCAAAACTATTGTTGTCGGAGGAATTTCAGAAAATATATGACCATCAATCACAAAAAATTAAAAAGGAAAATGGCGGTTATGTAAGCATCAACTACGGTGAAAGCACGAAGGAAGAAGTAGACACAACAAACTTCACATGCATTTTAGATAAAATAACTCTAGCCTTAAAAGATGGATTTAACTATAACGATATCTGTATTATTGTAAGAAACAACTATCACGGAAACGCTATCGCAAATCATCTGATACAAAATAACATTCCTGTCATCTCCTCAGATTCCTTACTATTAAAAAACAATCAGGAAATTAACTGTATACTAAATTTTTTAAAGCATTTAAATAACAACAACGATATAATCAGCGCTGCTGCAGTTATTGCATATTGTACCTCAAATCTCACCAATACGGAACTTCATCTTCATAAACTTCATTTGACAAAGAATCTTTATCAAGTATTAAATGAGTTAGGAATTAAGTTAACCAGCGAGATTTTTGCCAAGAAAAATATTTTTGACAGTTGTATCGAGATAATTTCAGCTTTACAGCTCAATAAAAAAAACGCGCAATACATTCGTTTCTTTTTGGATGAAGTGAACGAATACCTCGTAAATAAAACCGGCTCAATCAATGATTTTTTAATCTGGTGGGAGAAAAGAGAGACTCAAGCTTCCCTCATTATTCCGGAAGGAACGAATGCGGTTAAAGTTATGACCATCCATAAATCAAAAGGACTTGAATTTCCGGTAGTAATTCTGCCATATTTGAATTGGGAGGTTTTCAAATCTGACAATGCTTGGGTAAATCTTGAAAATGAGAATACCGAATTGCCTGTAGCCGTATTTAAAATTAGCAATGCCATCGCTGATGCCGGCTTAAAAGCTGTTTTTGAAAAAGAAAAAAACGAACAATATCTCGATAATATAAATTTATTATATGTTGCGTTTACTCGTGCTGTTGAACGCCTTCATATTATTTCATTCAAATCTGATTCTCAGAAAAAAGAAAATATTTCTTCGTGGGTAAAAAAATTAATTGAGACGGAATTTCCTCAACACACCTCAGGATTTCTGGAAATTGGTAGTCTGTCTCGTAAACTTGATTCACAAGAAGAGAAAAATAAAATACCAAACTTCAATTTACCAACTCTTCATTTTAACGACAACAATAACCTTGTTAGAATTAAAGGAAGTCATCTTTTAAAACTTAAAGAAGCTTCAGAAACAGCAATTGAAAATGGCATAAAAACCCATTACGTTTTATCCACTATTCACTCACCGGAAGATTTGAATTCAGCGCTTGATGATTTATTGGTATCTGGAGTTATTACTCAAAATGAAAAGCCTGAATTAGAAAGCAAAATTCACAACATTCTTCATCACCCTATAATACATGATTACTTTAAGAAAGGAGTTCAGGCAAAGAATGAAGCAGAAATCATCACTGAATCCGGCGAAATTTTAAGACCCGATCGCGTAATTTTAGAAGACACTACTGCCACCGTTATTGACTACAAAACCGGACAGCCCAACACAAAAAAATACGCAGCTCAAATGCTAAAGTATAGCGACGCCTTATCAAAAATGGGTTATAGTTCCGTTAAAAAAATAATTGTTTACATCGATGAGAATAAAGTTGAAGAACTTGTATAA
- a CDS encoding PD40 domain-containing protein: protein MKQFTKITLLAGAFFCLAMSSLAQKKLQQADLAFENRQYFKAIEDYKSAYTSVKKPEMKAKVLYRTGYAYHEINDMKSAETYYQKAITAKYPDPVAVLRLADCLKAQGKYPEAITEYNNYKKLNPSDPRGDKGVKSCELAQQWKDQPARYKVENMALINSKESDFSPTFSDKKYKTLVFTSTREGVNNKQDNTTGQNHSALYETRLDKNGKWSTPVSLAPTVSSPFNQGAACVSKKGDYMLLTRCPEVKSAVSGCQIFIAKKQGSGWAAPERLPFNIDSVNFGHPAISADGKTVYFVSRMKGGYGGADIWKSVYDPKGNTWTAPLNLGPQINTAGDEMYPSVSYNGKLLYFSSNYHPGMGGLDLFKAEIGPDGKFSKAPENMKAPLNSGADDFGIVFEGNKQRGYFSSNREGGKGSDDIWSFFLPPLNFNLKGKVVSSGGNKGINKGEPVANAKIKLAGSDGALNDAVTSNDGSYSFKLKENVSYTVTIETSKQTISATYKDGYLASKDMGALTTAGESVSKDFVKDFELTPVEREIRFPAVLYELGKADLKPESKDSLNFLYQTLVDNPTIIIQLSAHTDSRGSDAKNQVLSQARAQSCVDYLANEKKIPLARLQAKGFGETRLLVTDDVINKAKTKEEKEALHQKNRRTVFGIVSWDYVDPNAPKTAPTNKPKVSGDEEEEE, encoded by the coding sequence ATGAAACAATTTACTAAAATTACATTACTCGCCGGCGCATTTTTTTGCTTGGCAATGAGTTCATTAGCTCAAAAAAAGCTGCAACAAGCTGATTTAGCTTTTGAAAATCGCCAGTACTTTAAAGCAATTGAAGATTACAAAAGCGCTTACACTTCAGTTAAGAAACCTGAAATGAAGGCAAAAGTATTGTATCGTACAGGCTACGCATATCATGAAATTAATGATATGAAGAGTGCTGAAACTTATTATCAAAAAGCTATCACAGCAAAATACCCTGATCCGGTTGCTGTTTTACGTTTAGCTGATTGCTTAAAGGCTCAAGGTAAATACCCTGAAGCTATCACAGAATATAATAATTATAAGAAACTTAACCCATCTGACCCGCGTGGTGATAAAGGCGTTAAGTCCTGTGAATTAGCTCAGCAATGGAAAGATCAACCGGCTCGTTACAAGGTTGAGAATATGGCATTAATTAACTCTAAAGAGTCTGATTTCAGCCCTACTTTTTCTGATAAAAAATACAAGACCTTAGTCTTCACTTCAACTCGTGAAGGCGTTAATAACAAACAAGATAATACTACCGGTCAAAACCACTCTGCTCTCTACGAAACACGATTAGATAAAAATGGTAAGTGGTCAACACCAGTATCTCTTGCTCCAACAGTTAGTAGTCCTTTTAATCAGGGTGCTGCATGTGTATCTAAAAAAGGAGATTATATGTTATTAACTCGTTGCCCTGAAGTAAAATCTGCAGTTTCCGGTTGTCAAATATTTATTGCCAAAAAGCAAGGTTCTGGTTGGGCTGCCCCAGAAAGACTTCCATTTAATATAGATTCTGTTAACTTTGGTCATCCTGCAATTTCTGCTGATGGCAAAACTGTTTACTTCGTTTCAAGAATGAAAGGTGGTTACGGTGGTGCTGACATTTGGAAAAGTGTTTATGATCCAAAAGGCAATACCTGGACTGCTCCACTTAACCTTGGTCCACAAATTAACACTGCAGGTGATGAAATGTATCCTAGCGTATCTTATAATGGTAAATTGTTATATTTCTCTTCAAATTATCATCCGGGTATGGGAGGATTAGATTTATTTAAGGCTGAAATTGGTCCTGATGGTAAATTTTCAAAAGCTCCTGAAAACATGAAAGCCCCTTTAAACTCAGGTGCAGATGATTTCGGAATCGTATTTGAAGGAAACAAACAACGTGGTTACTTCTCTTCTAACCGTGAAGGGGGTAAAGGAAGTGATGATATTTGGTCGTTCTTCTTACCGCCTTTAAACTTTAACTTAAAAGGTAAAGTTGTTTCTAGCGGTGGTAACAAAGGGATTAATAAAGGTGAGCCCGTTGCGAATGCTAAAATTAAATTAGCAGGTAGCGATGGAGCTTTAAATGACGCTGTTACTTCTAATGATGGTTCTTATTCATTTAAATTAAAAGAAAATGTTTCTTACACAGTAACAATTGAAACAAGCAAACAAACGATATCTGCTACTTATAAAGATGGTTACTTAGCAAGTAAAGATATGGGGGCTTTAACCACTGCCGGAGAATCAGTTTCAAAAGATTTCGTGAAGGATTTTGAATTAACACCGGTTGAACGTGAGATTCGCTTCCCTGCTGTTTTATACGAATTGGGTAAAGCAGATTTAAAACCTGAATCAAAAGACTCATTAAACTTCTTATACCAAACTTTAGTTGATAACCCAACTATTATCATCCAATTAAGCGCACACACTGATAGCCGCGGTTCGGATGCTAAAAACCAGGTATTATCTCAAGCACGTGCTCAATCTTGTGTTGATTATTTAGCAAATGAAAAGAAAATTCCTTTAGCTCGTTTACAAGCAAAAGGTTTTGGTGAAACTCGTTTATTAGTAACGGATGATGTAATCAATAAAGCTAAAACAAAAGAAGAGAAAGAAGCTTTACATCAGAAAAACCGTCGTACGGTATTCGGAATTGTAAGTTGGGATTATGTTGATCCAAATGCTCCTAAAACTGCCCCTACAAACAAACCTAAAGTTTCAGGTGACGAAGAGGAAGAAGAATAA
- a CDS encoding cytochrome C oxidase subunit IV family protein, with protein MAHHSEEEGKKARRKLWNVFWIMLVITIFELIIGFLAPGQGWSGTTWLKVLFITLTIAKAGYIVIQFMHLGHEVKFFKYAILVPYTIFMAYTIFICLNEGTYSSRPENRTKLDPILVKQQEDLRSGAHHGGGHENSAEHGAEHH; from the coding sequence ATGGCTCACCATAGCGAAGAAGAAGGCAAAAAAGCCCGTCGTAAGCTTTGGAATGTGTTTTGGATTATGTTAGTAATCACAATTTTCGAATTAATTATAGGTTTTTTGGCGCCGGGTCAAGGTTGGTCAGGAACAACTTGGTTAAAAGTGCTTTTCATCACTTTAACAATTGCTAAAGCGGGTTATATCGTAATACAGTTCATGCACTTAGGTCATGAAGTAAAGTTCTTTAAATACGCCATTTTGGTTCCCTATACCATTTTTATGGCTTATACCATCTTTATTTGCTTAAACGAAGGAACCTACTCTAGTCGCCCTGAAAACCGTACTAAATTAGATCCAATTTTGGTAAAACAGCAGGAAGACTTAAGATCAGGAGCTCATCACGGTGGAGGCCACGAAAATTCGGCGGAACACGGTGCTGAACACCATTAA
- a CDS encoding cytochrome c oxidase subunit 3 encodes MAHSVEIDQKEAWSGGQSPFRISYGKIFMWFFLISDALTFGGLLCAYGFIRHKYAEVWPKAENVFTHFPFVEQHLPLAYVGLMTFILIMSSVTMVLAVEAGHRNDKKGVIIWMLWTIIGGLAFVGSQAWEWYHFIVGTSEGAMRNVWDQEQGKYVLERIYGANMTVNEYGVPQFANFFFFITGFHGTHVFSGVVINFVIFMNVLKGTYERRGHYEMVEKVGLYWHFVDLVWVFVFTFFYLL; translated from the coding sequence ATGGCTCACTCTGTAGAAATCGATCAAAAAGAAGCTTGGAGCGGCGGTCAGTCGCCTTTCAGAATCAGTTACGGAAAAATCTTTATGTGGTTCTTCCTTATTTCCGATGCTTTAACTTTTGGTGGATTACTTTGCGCTTACGGCTTTATCAGACATAAATATGCTGAAGTATGGCCTAAAGCTGAAAACGTATTTACTCACTTTCCTTTTGTAGAACAACATTTGCCATTAGCCTATGTAGGTTTAATGACATTTATATTAATCATGTCTTCTGTTACTATGGTATTAGCTGTAGAAGCCGGACACAGAAACGATAAAAAAGGCGTTATTATTTGGATGTTATGGACTATCATTGGTGGTTTAGCATTCGTAGGCTCTCAAGCTTGGGAGTGGTACCACTTTATTGTAGGAACTAGTGAAGGTGCTATGCGTAATGTGTGGGACCAAGAACAAGGTAAATATGTTTTAGAACGCATTTACGGTGCTAATATGACTGTTAATGAATACGGCGTTCCTCAATTTGCCAATTTCTTCTTCTTTATTACAGGTTTCCATGGTACCCACGTATTTTCCGGAGTAGTTATCAATTTTGTGATCTTTATGAATGTATTAAAAGGAACCTACGAACGTCGCGGCCATTATGAAATGGTTGAGAAGGTAGGTTTATACTGGCACTTTGTAGATTTAGTGTGGGTATTCGTATTTACATTCTTTTATTTATTATAA
- a CDS encoding cytochrome c oxidase subunit 3, with product MAEEIKYKPSPDLQIDLKAAHKKSAKALLWIAIISMLMFWAGLTSAYIVRQGAGNWLQFEVPSMFIISTAVIVTSSITFIYAQKAVKKGNNKGVFLGALITFALALVFTGLQYSGWKDLFDNRIVFGGKHSNPSGSFFILFIWAHWAHLAGGLISLIFVLINSLRKKYSSENALGVELCAIYWHFLSVLWVYLFLFLYFIR from the coding sequence ATGGCTGAAGAAATTAAATACAAACCAAGTCCCGATTTGCAAATCGATTTAAAAGCGGCTCATAAAAAATCTGCCAAAGCATTATTATGGATTGCAATTATTAGTATGCTAATGTTTTGGGCGGGCTTAACCAGCGCATATATTGTTAGACAAGGTGCCGGAAATTGGCTTCAATTTGAAGTCCCATCCATGTTTATTATTAGTACCGCCGTGATTGTAACAAGCAGTATTACATTTATTTACGCTCAAAAAGCCGTAAAAAAAGGAAACAATAAAGGCGTGTTTTTGGGGGCACTTATTACGTTCGCTTTAGCACTTGTTTTTACGGGTTTACAATACTCCGGATGGAAGGATCTTTTTGATAACCGCATCGTTTTTGGTGGGAAACACAGCAACCCTTCAGGTTCTTTTTTCATCCTTTTTATTTGGGCACATTGGGCGCATTTAGCAGGCGGATTAATTTCCCTCATTTTTGTGTTGATAAATTCTTTACGGAAGAAATATAGCTCTGAAAACGCCTTGGGAGTTGAGCTCTGTGCCATTTATTGGCATTTTTTGAGCGTTTTATGGGTATATTTATTTTTGTTTTTATATTTTATTCGTTAA